One window of Salvelinus fontinalis isolate EN_2023a chromosome 19, ASM2944872v1, whole genome shotgun sequence genomic DNA carries:
- the LOC129816566 gene encoding uncharacterized protein LOC129816566, translating into MPPVHPSPGHLPPASSPPKPRDTFTLPPVHPSSGHLPPASSPDPLNLPQVQPDPKPWTPSLASSPAQVPSSCLHPASNLPPVHPQPRVPNSPHKSLPQPCLNPTLPQPHPASTPLCLNPTLPQPHSASTPLCLNPTLPQPHSASTPLCPPDTFSIQPLPFSATCHAVHFKHPHPTMPPIHPRPWTP; encoded by the exons ATGCCTCCAGTCCACCCCAGCCCCGGACACCTTccccctgcctccagtccacccAAGCCCCGGGACACCTTCACCCTACCTCCAGTCCACCCCAGCTCCGGACACCTTCCCCCTGCCTCCAGTCCTGACCCCCTCAACTTGCCTCAAGTTCAACCTGACCCCAAGCCTTGGACTCCCTCACTTGCTTCTAGTCCAGCCCAAGTTCCCTCATCATGCCTCCACCCAGCCTCCAATCTCCCTCCAGTCCATCCCCAGCCTCGGGTACCGAACAGCCCACACAAATCTCTGCCTCAACCCTGCCTAAACCCCACCCTGCCTCAACCCCACCCTGCCTCAACCCCACTCTGCCTCAACCCCACCCTGCCTCAACCTCACTCTGCCTCAACCCCACTCTGCCTCAACCCCACTCTGCCTCAACCCCACTCTGCCTCAACCCCACTCTGCCCCCCGGACACCTTCTCTATCCAGCCTCTACCCTTCTCTGCTACCTGCCATGCGGTCCATTTCAAACACCCTCACCCCACCATGCCTCCCATCCATCCCAGGCCATGgacacc CTGA
- the LOC129816565 gene encoding myosin light chain 1, skeletal muscle isoform-like: MAPKKDAKAAPAKKAEPAKAAAPAPEPEVVAAPPPLDLSTVKVEFTPDQQEDYKEAFGLFDRVGDAKVAYNQVADIMRALGQNPTNKEVRKVLGNPSDEDMAGKRLEFEAFLPMLQHIVNDPNKGTFDDYVEGLRVFDKEGNGTVMGAELRIVLGTLGEKMTEAEIDALMQGQEDENGSINFEAFVKHIMSI, encoded by the exons ATGGCACCCAAGAAGGACGCTAAGGCGGCACCCGCCAAGAAAGCCGAGCCGGCAAAGGCAGCTGCACCCGCACCCGAGCCTGAGGTGGTGGCCGCCCCCCCTCCACTCGACTTGTCCACAGTCAAG GTGGAGTTCACTCCCGACCAGCAGGAGG ACTACAAGGAGGCTTTCGGTCTCTTCGACAGGGTGGGTGACGCAAAGGTGGCTTACAACCAGGTGGCTGATATTATGCGCGCCCTGGGACAGAACCCCACCAACAAGGAGGTGCGCAAAGTCCTGGGCAACCCTTCCGATGAgg ACATGGCCGGCAAGAGATTAGAGTTTGAGGCCTTCCTTCCCATGCTCCAGCACATCGTAAATGACCCAAACAAGGGAACTTTTGATGACTACGTTGAAGGTCTGCGCGTCTTTGACAAGGAGGGCAATGGCACCGTGATGGGGGCTGAGCTGCGTATTGTCCTTGGAACACTGG gtGAGAAGATGACCGAGGCTGAGATTGATGCCCTCATGCAAGGACAGGAGGATGAGAACGGCAGTATCAACTTTGAAG CCTTTGTCAAGCACATCATGTCTATTTAA